The Clostridiales bacterium nucleotide sequence AATTAAGGAGAAAAATTATGGGTAACAAAAATGCAGACCGCCGTATCCGGAAAACAAAAAAGCTGCTCCGCCAGGGTCTAACGGAACTTCTTGAAAAAAAAAGCGCAAAAGATATAACTGTCAGGGAATTATCCGAACGGGTTGACATTAACAGGGGAACATTTTATCTGCATTATAAAGATATATTTGATATGATTGAACAAATCGAAATGGAGATGTTCAGGGATTTTCACGATGTATTAGCCAAGCATCCGTTAAAGTCTCTAAACGGGAAACCACTCCCGATGCTTATCGATGTATTTCGTTTCGTTGCCGAAAACTCTGACATGTGCAAAG carries:
- a CDS encoding TetR/AcrR family transcriptional regulator C-terminal domain-containing protein, whose amino-acid sequence is MGNKNADRRIRKTKKLLRQGLTELLEKKSAKDITVRELSERVDINRGTFYLHYKDIFDMIEQIEMEMFRDFHDVLAKHPLKSLNGKPLPMLIDVFRFVAENSDMCKALIGKNGDIAFINRLKDVVKDRCLNDWMEIFDTGKSQNFGYFYSFIVSGCIGLLQNWLENGLKESPEYMASLAEQMIMTGIEVLK